One window of Branchiostoma lanceolatum isolate klBraLanc5 chromosome 6, klBraLanc5.hap2, whole genome shotgun sequence genomic DNA carries:
- the LOC136437601 gene encoding NXPE family member 4-like has protein sequence MTNLTWWQVLKRVLIGSVILTTGAGTLMVRSSGWVLSSRYSHFSAPKPKAKVITVTSLGTWRTSKQSINPGWVTHPKYTSVKIINSKPTYHVGDTLVLEVIARDSNKRRKVYGGDYLRAVLRDKAQKASTTGRVRDHGNGRYTVSFLLSFPGRVKPVIQLIHPSEAVQLLKELREIPNKRRWSCAFKGKRRRDVLKKCTLLPSRSLPLPSQCDFSVLNTSRTWFCEKPTTTSCDKITKCKSSLDTVAKLMTSKERKLFESPFFRGNLAPITTGPIDIFNVDENVTVTRSLPLCQLGVHHSVSQGFWFRNTWHSLSCKIRQFSPKDITKCLANQTLHLRGDSTSRQWIKRLEGFKVLRAGKGDQLLRRYTSEKGQIHATFMFHTVPIQASHWWPFRNLSDAGVPIDVKKMVGGAHVVLVLSLCSHFTAEPTHVYSSRMYEVRSAIQELHQKYPETTVIVKTCNTRHHRHYREVVQMSDWLADQLNQEMRGILGDLKVAILDVWDMTVSQWYAQDIHPDLHVVDNELNILMSYICPWMMKNIDG, from the exons ATGACGAACCTCACGTGGTGGCAGGTGCTGAAACGTGTGCTGATAGGGTCTGTTATTCTAACGACAGGAGCGGGAACTCTTATG gTCAGAAGCTCAGGATGGGTCTTATCTTCTCGTTACTCACACTTCTCTGCGCCAAAACCGAAGGCAAAG GTCAtcactgtgacgtcactagGAACATGGCGCACTTCGAAGCAGAGCATTAACCCAGGCTGGGTCACCCATCCGAagtacacttctgtcaaaaTCATCAACTCAAAACCCACGTATCACGTTGGGGACACCCTTGTCCTTGAGGTCATAGCAAGGGACAGCAACAAACGACGTAAGGTGTATGGCGGTGACTACCTTAGAGCAGTTTTACGCGACAAGGCTCAAAAGGCCAGTACAACGGGTAGGGTGCGGGACCACGGGAATGGTCGGTACACCGTCAGTTTTCTTCTCAGTTTCCCGGGGAGGGTGAAGCCTGTGATTCAACTCATCCACCCCAGCGAAGCGGTACAGCTTCTGAAGGAACTCAGAGAGATTCCAAATAAGCGGAGATGGTCATGTGCATTCAAAGGAAAACGACGTCGAGACGTTTTGAAGAAATGTACGCTTCTTCCAAGCCGATCCCTCCCGTTACCAAGTCAGTGCGACTTCTCGGTGTTGAACACGAGCCGAACTTGGTTCTGTGAAAAACCGACGACGACATCCTGTGACAAAATCACGAAGTGTAAATCCTCTTTGGACACCGTGGCTAAACTTATGACTTCTAAAGAGCGCAAGCTCTTCGAAAG CCCTTTCTTTCGGGGGAATTTAGCTCCTATTACGACAGGACCAATAGATATCTTCAACGTTGACG aaaaCGTAACTGTGACCCGATCTCTACCGCTTTGTCAACTAGGTGTACATCATTCGGTATCTCAGGGGTTCTGGTTCCGAAACACATGGCATTCACTTTCCTGCAAGATTCGACAATTCAGCCCAAAGGATATCACTAAATGTCTTGCTAATCAAACACTGCATCTTAGAGGTGACTCTACAAGTCGGCAGTGGATTAAGCGCCTTGAAGGATTTAAAGTCCTGCGGGCAGGGAAAGGGGACCAACTCTTAAGACGCTACACTAGCGAAAAAGGCCAAATTCATGCCACATTTATGTTCCACACTGTTCCTATCCAAGCTTCTCATTGGTGGCCATTTAGAAACCTGAGTGACGCTGGTGTTCCTATAGACGTCAAGAAGATGGTCGGTGGTGCGCATGTGGTGCTTGTGCTGAGTTTGTGCTCACACTTCACAGCCGAACCCACACATGTCTACAGCTCCCGCATGTACGAAGTGAGATCTGCGATACAGGAGCTTCACCAGAAGTATCCTGAAACCACAGTAATCGTGAAGACGTGCAACACACGGCACCATCGCCACTACAGGGAAGTCGTCCAGATGTCAGACTGGCTGGCAGACCAGTTGAACCAGGAAATGAGGGGCATTCTGGGAGATTTGAAAGTCGCCATCTTGGACGTGTGGGATATGACCGTGAGCCAGTGGTATGCTCAGGACATACATCCTGATTTGCATGTAGTAGACAACGAATTGAACATCCTAATGTCTTACATATGCCCGTGGATGATGAAAAATATTGATGGGTAG